The Clostridia bacterium nucleotide sequence GAGGAATTAAGGCCAGCCGAAGGCGACTTCATCATTCCCAAGAGAAGGTACAGCGGATTTTTTCAAACTGATTTGCATTTGCTGCTTCGGGAGTTAGGTGTGGACACGTTAATCATAACCGGTTTGCATGCCAATATGTGCGTTCGCCATACGTCGGCCGACGCGTTTTATTGGGGCTATCACATACTGATTCCAAGAGATGGCACCGAAGCGTTCACGGAGGAAGATTATGTTGGGGGTTTGGATTATTTAGCAAAAGTATACGGGGCAGAAATAACCTCTGTTGAGGAAATTATAAAAGAATTTGCCCGAGAATGAATGCAAGAGGCAAGAATCCGGCAAGAATTGTCCGGAGTAGGCAAACACAGGAAGGAGAGAGATAATTGAACATAATCGAAGCCCTTCACTCCCGCCACTCCGTGCGCGCTTTTAAGCTAGATCCGGTGGGCAAAGAAACCCTGCTCAAGATTATGCAGGCAGCGAACCAAGCCCCTTCCTGAGGAAACAGCCAGCCCTGCGAGGTCTTTATCGCTGGCGTGGAAATCTTAGAAAGACTCCGCCGGGCTTTTGTGGAGCGGTCGACGCGGGTTTGCCGATGCAGCCGGACCTTCCCCGGCCTCGATATTGGCCCCCGGCCCCGCAGCAGCGGATGGCCGAAAACGCGGCCAACCGTTTTGCCGCCATGGGCTTATCCTCCGCGACGAAGCGGCAAAACGCGCTGTTACCCGGTGCAATTACGAATTCTTCGGGGCGC carries:
- a CDS encoding cysteine hydrolase gives rise to the protein MAKKAVIVIDMLNDFVTGSLKCDRAQRIILPLKRLIESARAKGIPVIYSNDQHYKGIDKELSLWGDHALAGTKGAEVIEELRPAEGDFIIPKRRYSGFFQTDLHLLLRELGVDTLIITGLHANMCVRHTSADAFYWGYHILIPRDGTEAFTEEDYVGGLDYLAKVYGAEITSVEEIIKEFARE
- a CDS encoding nitroreductase family protein, translated to MNIIEALHSRHSVRAFKLDPVGKETLLKIMQAANQAPS